CAGCAGCAGGAGCTTAAAGCAGATTGGGATGAACGGGAGCAAGAGAATAACCGTAAACTCGATCAGCAGCGCCAGCAATATGAGCATCGTTACGAGGAACGTCTTTCGGAGGCGGAAGTGCGGTACTCCGAGCTTCTGGCGAAGCAGGAAGAACAGCAGCATAATCTGCGCTCCCGTATTGAAGAGTTGGAATCTTCTTTGGAAGAGACGGGGCTTCAAAGTCTTGAAAAAGAAGAACAGCTCGCGAATTCATCAAAACGCGAGAACGAGCTTATGGAGCAGCTGGAATATACCGCTGCCCGCGAACGAATCACGGTACAGCAGATCGAAATTGCCGCACTGCAGATTCGGGAGCTTAACGAGCAGCTTCAGGCTAAGCAGCAGCTTGCACAGCAAGCGAAGCAGGAAGCGGAGCGTCTGACAGAATCGGAACGTGCCCGCGAAAAAGCAGAGAAGTCGCTTCTCGAAGAGCTCGAAGCGGCACGCAAAGAAGCGGCAGCAGCTGCGGATCTGCGGGTATTGCTGGATGAGCAGGCGCAATCACTGGCCGCTGAGCATCAGGATGCTTCCGGTGAAACGGAAGCACTCCGCGAGGAACTCCGCGTACTTGGCGTGAAGCATGAGAAGCTGGAGATCGAATACCGCAAGCTTCAAACGGAGTACAATGAATGGATTGAGCTGATCGAACACAGTTAAACCGCTACAGCAAAAAGAGCCACTTGCTAAGGGGTCAGTCCCGGGTCAGTCCCAAGTGCAGGCGGCTCTTTTGTGTTAATTAATATGTTTGGCTGGCGCGATGAGTCAAATAAGATGGAAAAACCGTGTTAGAGGAGAATTACGATGTGCCAAACTGGCGCGATGAGCCAAATATGATGGAAAAACCGTGTTAGAGGGGCATAAGGATGTGCCAAACTGGCGCGATGAGCCAAATAAGACGAAAAAACCGTGTTAGAGGGGCATAACGATGTGTCTAACTGGCGCGATGAGCCAAATAAGACGGAAAAACCGTGTTAGAGGGGCATAACGATGTGCCAAACTGGCGCGATGAGCCAAATAAGATGGAAAACCGTGTTACAGGGGTTAGAGAAATGCGCCTCTACACAAAGAAGCCGCTCCAATGTTACAGCATTGGAACGGCTTCTTTAATTGAGTTACCCATAGCTGACTATAGTTCCGGTAGGACCGCCTACAGGAAGACTGGCCAAGCGGATGAGGTCCGGGGTGACGACTGCCGGGTCTTTGCCTGTGGCATGCATTTCGGTACGCAGGGTGCCTGGATTGTATAGGTTAACAAGGATGCCGTGCTCATGTTCTTCGTCGGCGAGTGTGCGGGTCAGAGATTCCAGGCCGGCTTTTGCTGCGCTATAAGCGGCATAACCGCCTGCTCCGTTCCAGGACAAACCGGAGGTTATATTAATAATGCGGCCGTATTTGCTTATGCGCATGGTTGGCAGAATGGCTTTTGTAAGAAGAAACGGTCCTGTCAAATTCGTGGCCACTTGCGCATGCCAATTCTCAGAGGTTAATTCCAGCACGGAACCGGGCTCGAATACGGCCGCATTGTTTAATAACACATGGATGGAACCCCATTTGTCGATTACCTGCTGGACTGCGGATTGAATTTGACTTTCCTGCGTAATGTCGGTAGGGATGATCAGCGCTTCGCGGCCCGTATTCTGTTTGATCAGCTCGGCTGTCTCCTGCAGCTTGCTTTCGCGGCGGCCTAACAAAGCAACCTCGGCTCCTTCTTTCGCGAACGAGAGGGAAGTTGCTCTACCGAGTCCTGAACCTGCACCGCTTACGATGGCAATCCGTCCGTTTAATAAGCTCATGGATCATACCCTCCTTAAAAGGATAATTTATGAATCATCTTATCAGACCGGAAGGTGGTAGGGGAAGAGTTCGTACCATCAGTCTTTCTTACCCTTTTGTAAAGGAATCATTATAATTCATATGTAGGCTGGCAAGCAGGCATGTCGCGGAAAATAAAAAAGACCTCTTCAATAAAGAGGTCTTTACAGTAATTTGCTTAAGCAGCTTCAACAATAAGCTTGGCCGACATTTTCGAATGTCCGCCGCCGCAAGGAATGTTGCATTTAATTTCGTATTCGCCGGCATCAAGCGTAATGGTTTTTGCTTTATTCTGAGTCAGCTTCACGTTTGTCTTCTCGATCTCGACGCCGTGAACGCCATCGATGAGCTCGAGCTTAATGGTCTGACCTTTTTTAATATGGTATTCCGGCTGATCGAATTCCCAGCTGCTTGCTTTAATCACAACGTCTGCAACAGTAGAGCTTGCCGCGTCTGATCCGGAGTTATTGCTCTTGCTGTTGGAGCCGCAGGCAGCAACGACAAACACAAGGCAAAGCACGGATGCAAATATAAGCCACTTCTTCATCTTCATACCCCTTTCATAGCCAAAAGCATAAAAATTTCAATTCTTTTCCTATTGTAGCTTATCCGCATCCAATTTGCAGTGACAGTCCCGTGACAAATGAAAAAAGCCCCTGCCCATCGTTTCCGACAGGACAAGGGCTTTAAAGCTTATTTACTGCTAGTCGCGGTTGCGGTAATCGCTTCTGCCTGCTTCGTACGGGGTGCTGACCGGAATGAACAAGTCGATAATCCCGATAACGAGAGCGGCTAAGATTGCGCCAAGCCAAGTGACGGATACGCCGCCGACGATAAACTGTGCAATCCAGATGACCGCCGCGCTGGCGATAAAGCCAACGATACCGCGTCCAAACGGGGTAACTTTTTTGCCAAAAATACCTTCAACGATCCAGCCCAGAGCCGCGATAACAAGCGCCAGCAGGAGGGCGCTCCAGAAACCGCCGACACTAAATTGCGGAACGATCCAGCCGACTACCATCAGAACGATGGCTGCAACGATAAAACGGACAACATGACCAAGAAAACTCATATCATTAGCCTCCTCATGTTAGGTTAGCCTAAGTATGGTGCGTTTCCTCCCTTATTATGACCATTAATCAGGGAAACATGTATGAATCAAGCGGTGATGTCGTGCATCCTAAACCCCGATCAGCTATAATATAAGGGCGAGAGGAGTGTTCACTTGGACAGCAAAATTTTATCCACTTTGGAATTCCATAAAATTACGAATAAATTAGTGCATCATGCCGCTACATCGCTTGGGAAAAGCGTGTCGGGACAGCTTGCTCCGGTCTCCGATCTGGAAGACGTCAAGCATATGCTGCAAACGACCGATGAAGCGTACAAAGCAGACAGGCTGAAGGGCAATGCCCCGTTTGGAGGCGTTGTGGACATCAGCGCTTCCCTTCATCGCGCACGAATCGGGGGAACCCTGAATCCGGCTGAACTGCTGGATATCGCGGCAACGGCCAGAGGCGCACGCCGGGTGAAGAAGCATATCGACAATCTGCATGAGGATGATCCGATTCCCCTCCTGTTCCAGATGACTGAGCAATTATCCGAGCATAAGCCGCTTGAGGATGCCATCTTTGATTGCATCGATGACCAGGCGGAAGTAATGGACAGCGCGAGCCCTGAACTGGCGTCCATTCGCCGCGAGCTGCGGAGCGGGGAGTCGCGGATCCGGGAGAAGCTGGAACAGATGATCCGTTCTTCTTCGGTGCAAAAGATGCTGCAGGATTCCATTATTACGCTTAGGAATGACCGTTACGTCATTCCGGTTAAGCAGGAGTACCGTTCGCATTTTGGCGGGATTGTCCATGACCAGTCAGGTTCCGGCGCAACCCTGTTTATTGAGCCTGAAGCCATCGTATCCATGAATAACAAGCTGCGGGAGACCAAAGCCGCGGAGCTTCGCGAAATTGAGAAAATCCTGCAAAAGCTGACGGCCCGTGCCGCTGAGCATGTGGAGGACTTGCTTTATAACCAGGATCTGCTGGGCAAGCTGGACTTCGCCTATGCCAAAGCGCGGCTTGCCCATGAAATGAAAGCGACTTTGCCGCGAATGAATGACAGGGGCTTCCTCAAAATCAAACGCGGACGCCATCCGTTGATCGCTCCTGACAAAGTTGTGCCGCTTGATGTGGAGCTTGGCAATCAGTTTACGGCCATTATCGTTACCGGACCGAATACGGGCGGTAAAACGGTATCCCTGAAGACTGTGGGACTGCTCAGCTTGATGGCGATGTCCGGTTTGTTTGTTCCGGCCGATGAAGGGAGCCAGCTATGCGTATTTGACTCTATCTATGCCGATATCGGGGATGAGCAAAGCATTGAGCAGAGCCTTAGTACCTTCTCCAGCCATATGACGAATATTATCCGAATCCTGGGGTCCATGACGTCCAAGAGCCTTGTACTTCTCGATGAGTTAGGAGCAGGGACAGATCCGGCGGAAGGCTCGGCGCTTGCGATTGCCATTCTGGAGCATATCCATAAGCTAGACAGCCGGATTATTGCGACAACGCATTACAGCGAGCTGAAAGCTTACGCTTATAACCGCAAAGGCGTTATTAACGCGAGTATGGAATTTGACGTTGCAACGCTTAGCCCGACTTACCGTCTGCTTGTTGGCGTTCCCGGCCGAAGCAATGCGTTTGCCATTGCGGAACGGCTTGGTCTCAGCCAGGCGATTATTGATCACGCGCGCGGCGAAGTCAGCGAAGAGGATCAACGCGTTGAGAACATGATTGCTTCCCTTGAGGAAGATCGCCTAAGCGCGGAATCGGAGCGTAATACGGCAGAGTCGATGCGCCGCGAGATGGAAGCGCAGCGTAAACGCCATGAAGCCGAGCTGGAGCGCTTCGAAGAGCAGCGCGACAAAATGCTTCAGAAGGCGCAGGAGGAAGCGCATGAGGCTGTTGCCAAAGCCAGACGCGAAGCGGATCAGATTATTGCGGACCTGCGCAAGCTTGCTCTTGAGGAAGGTGCTTCCGTCAAGGAGCATAAGCTTATTGAAGCGAAGCGCAGACTGGAGGAAGCGGCACCGGAGCTTGCCACGAAGAAGAAACGTTCTGCAGGCGGCGGAGCGAAGAAGCCGGCGAAGATTGGGGCAGGCGATGAGGTCATGGTCTACAGCCTTAATCAAAAGGGTATTGTTGCAGAGATCGGCGCATCGGATGCTACCGTTCAGCTTGGCATTATGAAGATGAAGGTTGCCCTTGACGATCTGGAGCTGATCAAGCCGGTGGCGCAGCTCAACAAGCAGCAGCCAAAGCAGACGGCAAGCTTGAAGCGCTCCAAGGAAGATAGCCTGCGGATGGAGCTGGATCTGCGCGGTGCGAATCTGGAGGAAGCTATTATCGAAGTGGATCGTTTCCTTGACGAATCGTATTTGGGCGGACTTGGTCAAGTATATATCATCCATGGCATGGGTACAGGCGTATTGCGTGCAGGTATCCAGCAATATTTGCGCAAGCATAGTCTAGTGAAGACGTATCGTCTCGGAAAATACGGCGAAGGCGGCGCAGGCGTAACCGTGGCGGAGCTGAAATAGCTTCGCCGTTAAGCTTGCGGCACGGCAAGCAAGCCTTTGGGAGTGATAAGGATGGGTAATGAAGTCGATCGTTTGCTCAGCAATTCGTATGCGGCATCTCTCGTTTATGTATCGCTGGTTGTGCTGTCGCTTATCGTCTTTTTGTCCGTGTTTGAGCTTGTGACCCGTTATAATTGCTGGAAAGAAATCAAGAACGGCAATTTGGCTGTAGCTATGGCGACAAGCGGAAAAATATTCGGGATATGCAATATTTTCAGGTTTTCCATTGAAGCGAAAGTTTCCGTGTACGAAAGTCTGATTTGGGGGATATTTGGCTTCATTATATTGCTTGCCGCATATTTCTTGTTTGAGTTTCTTACGCCGGTGTTCAAGATCGATAACGAAATCGCTAAGGATAACCGGGCGGTAGGGTTTATTGCAATGATTATTTCCATTTCTTTGTCCTATGTTATTGGAGCAACGGTTATATTGTAAGTGGCATATGCTTACGTAATAAGAATTGCTCAGCAATTCTTGTTTTCAGGAGGGCAGTCATGAAATATCTGTGGGGAATTTTACTCGCGATTGCAATTATATTTTTGGGATTAGGCGTTATCTATATTATGAACAATTAAGCTTGTGGAGGGTTTTGGAATGGAAGAGCAAACAATTTGCCCATGGTGCGATACCGAAATTGTATGGGATGAGGAAATCGGGCCGGAGAAGCATTGCCCGCACTGCGAGAATGAACTGAGCGGCTACCGTACAATGCAGATCGGGATCGACCGCGATGAAGACGAGCAGGAAGACAACTGGGACGAGGATCAGGAAAAGCAACAGCAACAGGATGAATCCTATAGCGATGATTCCAACGAAGGCTTCCGTCAAATGAATGTATCCTGGCTTGCGGCCGAAGAGACCATCCGTCAAATCACGGACAGTCAGGAAGAAGCGCCAGAGTGTCCTTCTTGCCGGGAATATATGCTGGAAGCGGGGAAACAAACGGTATCGCTTCAGCCAACGGTACATGCCGTAACCGGTAAACCGGTCATCCAATCACCGTTTGAGACCGTAACCTATATCTGTCCCTCCTGCTTCCAGACTTCGACGGTTCTGAGCGGGAATGCTCGGAACCAGATGCTGGAGCTGCTTACGCCAAAAGAGTAATTACTGGAAAAACAGCATGTGGCCTGCTTAATTGGGAAACCTAACGGAACATCACTGTTAGGAGGAATCGGATTGAAGCAGAGTCATCATGGCGTTAAGACCGGCGGGCGTATGCCTGGCAGATCAATCGGCCGCGTTGTCCCAGGTTCTCGCCACAGCGGGGCTATGGATACGCAGGCCATCTTGCTGCTGACGGTACAAGGTCTGTTTGGCGTCGCAAGCGCGCTGTCAGGAACGTTCATCCCGGTCTATCTCTGGAAAGCAAGCCAGTCCTTTATGCTGATTGGCTGGTACACGCTTGGACAATACATAACGAGCGGCATCACCTTTTGGCTGGCAGGCAAATGGGTGAAGGAACATCATAAAATGTACAGCCTCCGTCTTGGCATCGTGCTGTCGGGGGCGTTTTATTTTATGGTATTGATGCTTGGACAGCAGGCCAAAACCTACAGCATACCTCTTGGCATGCTGAGCGGGATGGCATTAGGCTTCTATTGGATGGCTTATAATGTGGTTTATTTCGAAATTACCGAGCCGGATAACCGCGATCGGTTTAATGGAATAGCAGGCATATTAGGTGCATTGTCGGGGATTATTGCCCCATGGGTATCGGGTTTTCTGATTACGACGCTGCATGGCGAGCGTGGTTACAAGCTTATCTTCACGATTTCCCTTGTTATTTTTGGTCTGGCTGTTGTCGGCAGCTTCTGGCTGAAGAACCGCGGCGTTGTAGGGGAAAAGTACAAATGGTTCCTTGGCATTGAAGAACTGAAAGAGAAGGGAAATCCATGGCGGAGGATGTTTGGTGCCATCGTCACCCAAGGCGTCCGCGAGGGGGTCTTCATGTTCCTGATTGGACTTGTCATCTATATCGCAACTAAAAACGAAGGAAAGCTGGGGAATTTCTCGCTGATTACTTCCCTTGTTGCCTTAATCAGCTTCTGGTTTGTCGGCAAGCGCCTCAAACCGAGCAACCGCAGAGTCGCGATGCTGGCAGGTACGATTATGATTGGCCTGATCATTCTTCCGTTGTTCTATAAAGTGAGCTACAGTACATTGCTCATCTTCGGCATAGGGACTTCCTTGTTTATACCTTTGTATATCATACCGATGACATCCCGGGTGTTCGACTTGATCGGCCACTCCGAGGAAAGCGCCGTTAACCGCGAGGAACTAATCGTACTCCGCGAGGCCGGCCTCATTATTGGCCGTGTCATCGGTCTTGCCGCTTATCTGGTTGTCGTTTCCCAGACGCAGACACCGGCAGCTATCGTTACTCTTATGTTTTGTGTTGGTATCGTTCCAATCGCCGGGTGGTTTTTTATCCGGCCGTTCCTTTCGGCCAACAATAAATTTCGTTGAGTGCTTTTTAAAATAGCTGTTAAGCCGTTTGTGCGTAGCAAAACTATTAGAATGGAGAAGCGTAGCGTTCGCCTTTGCCCCCGAATTTCAACCGCTAAAGCGGTTTGTAATGAAGAAATTCGTGGGCAACAGCGATCGGAATCTAATAGCTTTGCGTAGCATTACGCCACGGCTGCCAGTTTTTTAACTAGCACGAAAAGGAGAATTTATGCCACGAATAGTGTCCACCATCATCGACCTCATCGGCGAAACGCCCGTCATCAAGCTTAACCGGCTCATTCAACCGGGAAGCGCGGATGTATGCGTTAAGCTGGAGCGGTTCAACCCGAGCGGCAGCGTGAAGGACCGCGCCGCATCGGCTCTTATCGAAGCCGCCGAGCAAAGCGGCTTGATTTCCCCGGGCTGTACCATTATCGAGCCGACCAGCGGCAACACCGGTATTGGCCTGGCGATGAATGCAGCTGCCAAAGGGTATAAGCTTATTCTGATCATGCCTGACAATATGTCGGCGGAACGAATCAAGCTGTTGAAGGCTTATGGGGCAGATGTTGTTCTGACGCCTGCTGCGGAAAGAATGCCCGGGGCCATCCGCAAGGCGCTGGAGCTGCAAGCGGAAATTCCGGGCAGCTTTATACCGAACCAGTTCGAGAACCATGCCAACCCGGACATCCACCGGACAACAACCGCGGTAGAGATTTTGCGGCAAATGGGCGGCATGTTGGATGCCTTCGTTGCAACTGCCGGGACAGGAGGAACAATTACCGGCACCGGCGAGACGCTTAAGGCTTCTTTACCTCATATACATATTGCTGTTGTTGAACCTGCCGGTTCACCTGTTCTCTCGGGAGGCCAGCCGGGTCCTCATAAGCTGGTTGGCACAAGTCCCGGTTTTGTACCGGCGATCCTGAACACGGAAGTTTATGACGAGATTATTCAGGTTGCCGATGAAGATGCCATTCAGACGATGCGAGACCTTGCCCGTCTTGAAGGCTTGCTGCTGGGACCGTCCTCCGGAGCTTCCGTTTGGGCGGCCATGCAGGTTGCGAAGAAGCTTGGAGCGGGCAAGCGTGTTTTATGCATCGCACCGGATACCGGCGAGCGGTATTTAAGCATGAACATATTTTAAGGGAGGGATGGATCGTTGAATAAGACAATCGCGATTACAGGCGCTTCAACGGGAATCGGACTAGCAACGGCATTGCTTTTCGCCAAAAACGGCTGGACGGTATTTGCGGGAACACGGAATTTGGAGCGCGAGCGGCAATTGCATAACGTCGAAGGCTTGGAATGGCTGGAGATGGAAGTTACCGATCCGGTTTCGTTGTAAAAAAGCTTTTGATCTGATTAAAGACCGAACGAGCGGAAAGCTTGATGTGTTATTCTGCAATGCCGGCTTCGGATTTCTGCGGACGCTTGGACAGGCGTCCATGGACGAAATTCGCAATGTGTTCGAGACTAATGTATTTGGCGTTATTCATACCATCAAGGCTGCCTTGCCCATGCTGCGCGAAGCAGGCAAAGCGCATATTATGGCTACCTCCAGCGTAGGGGGATTAGTTGGCCAGCCGTTCAACGAAATCTACTGCTCCAGCAAGTTTGCGTTGGAGGGCTTGCTGGAAAGCATGGCTACCTATTACAAGCCTCTCTTTAATATCGATATCACCCTTGTTGAACCGGGAGCGATCGCGACCAACTTTAACGATACTGTCTTTAAACAGCTGGGAAGCACGGGAGGTATCTTGAACGATGAATACAAGTCGTTGATCGACCGGTATGTGGAGCAGTTTTCCAAACGCAATGCCGTTCCGCAAACGGCGGAATCTGTCGCCGAGGTTGTGTTTGGCCTCATTAACCTGGAGGAGAAGCCGCTTCGCATCCGGACTTCGGAGGCGGCGGATCAATTTA
This region of Paenibacillus sp. JDR-2 genomic DNA includes:
- a CDS encoding endonuclease MutS2; translation: MDSKILSTLEFHKITNKLVHHAATSLGKSVSGQLAPVSDLEDVKHMLQTTDEAYKADRLKGNAPFGGVVDISASLHRARIGGTLNPAELLDIAATARGARRVKKHIDNLHEDDPIPLLFQMTEQLSEHKPLEDAIFDCIDDQAEVMDSASPELASIRRELRSGESRIREKLEQMIRSSSVQKMLQDSIITLRNDRYVIPVKQEYRSHFGGIVHDQSGSGATLFIEPEAIVSMNNKLRETKAAELREIEKILQKLTARAAEHVEDLLYNQDLLGKLDFAYAKARLAHEMKATLPRMNDRGFLKIKRGRHPLIAPDKVVPLDVELGNQFTAIIVTGPNTGGKTVSLKTVGLLSLMAMSGLFVPADEGSQLCVFDSIYADIGDEQSIEQSLSTFSSHMTNIIRILGSMTSKSLVLLDELGAGTDPAEGSALAIAILEHIHKLDSRIIATTHYSELKAYAYNRKGVINASMEFDVATLSPTYRLLVGVPGRSNAFAIAERLGLSQAIIDHARGEVSEEDQRVENMIASLEEDRLSAESERNTAESMRREMEAQRKRHEAELERFEEQRDKMLQKAQEEAHEAVAKARREADQIIADLRKLALEEGASVKEHKLIEAKRRLEEAAPELATKKKRSAGGGAKKPAKIGAGDEVMVYSLNQKGIVAEIGASDATVQLGIMKMKVALDDLELIKPVAQLNKQQPKQTASLKRSKEDSLRMELDLRGANLEEAIIEVDRFLDESYLGGLGQVYIIHGMGTGVLRAGIQQYLRKHSLVKTYRLGKYGEGGAGVTVAELK
- a CDS encoding SDR family NAD(P)-dependent oxidoreductase, with the protein product MLFCNAGFGFLRTLGQASMDEIRNVFETNVFGVIHTIKAALPMLREAGKAHIMATSSVGGLVGQPFNEIYCSSKFALEGLLESMATYYKPLFNIDITLVEPGAIATNFNDTVFKQLGSTGGILNDEYKSLIDRYVEQFSKRNAVPQTAESVAEVVFGLINLEEKPLRIRTSEAADQFTAYKTEKDPTGLDGMLNVRKLHMGL
- a CDS encoding SDR family NAD(P)-dependent oxidoreductase translates to MSLLNGRIAIVSGAGSGLGRATSLSFAKEGAEVALLGRRESKLQETAELIKQNTGREALIIPTDITQESQIQSAVQQVIDKWGSIHVLLNNAAVFEPGSVLELTSENWHAQVATNLTGPFLLTKAILPTMRISKYGRIINITSGLSWNGAGGYAAYSAAKAGLESLTRTLADEEHEHGILVNLYNPGTLRTEMHATGKDPAVVTPDLIRLASLPVGGPTGTIVSYG
- a CDS encoding MFS transporter, giving the protein MKQSHHGVKTGGRMPGRSIGRVVPGSRHSGAMDTQAILLLTVQGLFGVASALSGTFIPVYLWKASQSFMLIGWYTLGQYITSGITFWLAGKWVKEHHKMYSLRLGIVLSGAFYFMVLMLGQQAKTYSIPLGMLSGMALGFYWMAYNVVYFEITEPDNRDRFNGIAGILGALSGIIAPWVSGFLITTLHGERGYKLIFTISLVIFGLAVVGSFWLKNRGVVGEKYKWFLGIEELKEKGNPWRRMFGAIVTQGVREGVFMFLIGLVIYIATKNEGKLGNFSLITSLVALISFWFVGKRLKPSNRRVAMLAGTIMIGLIILPLFYKVSYSTLLIFGIGTSLFIPLYIIPMTSRVFDLIGHSEESAVNREELIVLREAGLIIGRVIGLAAYLVVVSQTQTPAAIVTLMFCVGIVPIAGWFFIRPFLSANNKFR
- a CDS encoding phage holin family protein; translated protein: MSFLGHVVRFIVAAIVLMVVGWIVPQFSVGGFWSALLLALVIAALGWIVEGIFGKKVTPFGRGIVGFIASAAVIWIAQFIVGGVSVTWLGAILAALVIGIIDLFIPVSTPYEAGRSDYRNRD
- a CDS encoding SDR family NAD(P)-dependent oxidoreductase, with product MNKTIAITGASTGIGLATALLFAKNGWTVFAGTRNLERERQLHNVEGLEWLEMEVTDPVSL
- the cysK gene encoding cysteine synthase A, coding for MPRIVSTIIDLIGETPVIKLNRLIQPGSADVCVKLERFNPSGSVKDRAASALIEAAEQSGLISPGCTIIEPTSGNTGIGLAMNAAAKGYKLILIMPDNMSAERIKLLKAYGADVVLTPAAERMPGAIRKALELQAEIPGSFIPNQFENHANPDIHRTTTAVEILRQMGGMLDAFVATAGTGGTITGTGETLKASLPHIHIAVVEPAGSPVLSGGQPGPHKLVGTSPGFVPAILNTEVYDEIIQVADEDAIQTMRDLARLEGLLLGPSSGASVWAAMQVAKKLGAGKRVLCIAPDTGERYLSMNIF
- a CDS encoding cupredoxin domain-containing protein — its product is MKKWLIFASVLCLVFVVAACGSNSKSNNSGSDAASSTVADVVIKASSWEFDQPEYHIKKGQTIKLELIDGVHGVEIEKTNVKLTQNKAKTITLDAGEYEIKCNIPCGGGHSKMSAKLIVEAA
- a CDS encoding DUF350 domain-containing protein, coding for MGNEVDRLLSNSYAASLVYVSLVVLSLIVFLSVFELVTRYNCWKEIKNGNLAVAMATSGKIFGICNIFRFSIEAKVSVYESLIWGIFGFIILLAAYFLFEFLTPVFKIDNEIAKDNRAVGFIAMIISISLSYVIGATVIL